In one Thermodesulfobacteriota bacterium genomic region, the following are encoded:
- a CDS encoding GNAT family N-acetyltransferase, giving the protein MNQVQYEIRQTTMDDVSAIAELTAQLGYSSSEFEIQQRLSTLLNSQDHVIYVSLVSSGKIVGWIHVYVANRVESGSFAEIGGFVVSASFRRKGIGKALLKAAENWTVQNELTRLRVRSNSKRKDAKEFYSNMGFSISKQQRVFDKKIG; this is encoded by the coding sequence ATGAATCAAGTGCAGTATGAAATCCGCCAGACAACAATGGATGATGTTTCAGCTATAGCTGAATTGACAGCACAGCTTGGTTATTCATCATCAGAGTTTGAAATTCAACAACGTCTCAGTACCCTGTTGAATTCCCAGGATCATGTCATTTATGTCTCCTTGGTGTCGAGTGGGAAAATAGTCGGCTGGATTCACGTGTACGTGGCTAACAGAGTTGAATCAGGATCATTTGCTGAAATAGGCGGTTTTGTGGTTTCAGCATCATTTCGCCGGAAAGGTATTGGAAAAGCGCTGTTGAAAGCCGCTGAAAACTGGACGGTGCAAAACGAACTTACCAGGCTGCGGGTAAGAAGCAACAGCAAAAGGAAAGACGCCAAAGAGTTTTACTCCAATATGGGTTTTTCTATATCCAAGCAGCAAAGAGTATTTGATAAAAAAATAGGTTAA